A single Lactuca sativa cultivar Salinas chromosome 8, Lsat_Salinas_v11, whole genome shotgun sequence DNA region contains:
- the LOC111880365 gene encoding uncharacterized protein LOC111880365 codes for MLLTSSSTSRAIFAAIVKNISYATSQTPSGHGSSSFHVAPLHLMDAPSINIDEDDFFSHHTSEHFTQPPPSAASPSAASPSADSPSAASLSGNPNKRAKHSTPRPQASSASPDLPSCASPKSSITVDDLALEMQKALRHLTQGPIIP; via the exons ATGCTGCTGACATCGTCTTCAACATCACGTGCGATCTTTGCTGCCATCGTCAAAAACATCAG CTATGCAACATCCCAAACACCATCAGGACATGGATCATCTTCTTTCCATGTCGCACCACTACATCTTATGGACGCCCCTTCCATTAACATAGATGAGGATGATTTCTTTTCCCATCATACTAGTGAACATTTTACTCAACCGCCACCTTCTGCTGCTTCACCTTCTGCTGCTTCACCTTCTGCTGATTCACCTTCTGCTGCTTCACTTTCTGGTAACCCCAACAAAAGGGCTAAACACTCAACTCCTAGACCTCAAGCTTCTAGTGCCTCACCTGATCTACCTTCTTGTGCCTCACCTAAATCTTCTATTACTGTTGATGATTTAGCACTAGAGATGCAAAAAGCTCTACGCCATTTGACTCAAGGGCCAATAATTCCCTAA
- the LOC111880364 gene encoding uncharacterized protein LOC111880364, with protein sequence MTGHEFTLEILHCNPLQCLEVIRMSRESFVRLCANFRVNYTLKDNKHVSVEEKMTMFLMMIVPTSFNLNPNIPGHNRRLRRVFKGAVCALDDTLIHVVVPANKRDLYRSRGKDDCYQNVLAICDFNMMFTFVVAGWEGITHDSRTLSEALANTHAPFPLPPLDKYYLCDVAYANIRGFMASYRNVRYWHGDFRRRHALTYKEKFNHAHAKLRNVIERVFGVLKTQFPILKRTTPFSLVTQRDITLTCFALHNFIRREGLRDEYFARYDEPNVLVRNNNVVVDK encoded by the exons ATGACGGGacatgaatttacgttagagataCTTCACTGTAATCCTCTACAATGTCTTGAAGTGATACGCATGTCCCGTGAATCATTTGTACGACTATGTGCTAATTTTAGAGTAAACTACACGTTAAAGGATAACAAACATGTGTCGGTTGAGGAGAAGATGACTATGTTTTTGATGATGATCG TACCAACTTCTTTTAATCTGAATCCAAACATTCCGGGACATAATAGGAGGCTACGGCGGGTGTTCAAGGGAGCAGTTTGTGCACTTGATGACACTTTGATACATGTTGTTGTCCCTGCAAACAAACGAGATTTATATAGAAGTAGGGGAAAAGACGATTGTTACCAAAACGTATTGGCAATATGTGACTTCAACATGATGTTTACGTTTGTTGTGGCTGGTTGGGAAGGGATAACACACGATTCTAGAACTTTATCAGAAGCATTAGCAAATACACACGCACCATTCCCACTTCCACCACTAG ataaatattatctttgtgatgtCGCCTATGCAAACATTCGAGGTTTTATGGCATCGTACCGTAATGTGAGGTATTGGCATGGAGATTTTCGTCGAAGACATGCATTAACGTATAAAGAAAAATTTAACCATGCACATGCAAAACTTCGGAATGTCATTGAGCGTGTTTTTGGTGTCTTGAAAACACAATTCCCTATATTGAAGAGGACGACACCATTCTCGTTGGTTACACAACGAGACATTACCCTAACATGTTTTGCGCTTCATAATTTTATAAGAAGAGAGGGACTACGTGATGAGTATTTTGCACGATATGATGAACCAAATGTATTGGTTCGGAATAACAATGTAGTCGTTGATAAATGA